The genomic DNA ACGGCACCGCAGATTCCGAATCGGGCGAATAGAACATCGCCGGCTGCTCGGTTTTGTCCGCCGAACTGAGATAACGAATCTCGCTCGCCTTCTGTCCGCAAACGATTTGCGGGTTGGTGACAGAGACGAGCAACAAGCACAACAACAGCGACGCGATTTTCATGATGGAGATCAAAGTGAGTTCGATTATCTAGTCCAGGCCCGCTGTGGGCGATCCGACGCCTATCATATATCAACTGACGTGGCCGATCCTCCGCGGAACGATACGACACTCAAAAATTGCAACGACGAAATGCAATGGCAAGCGTCGCGGGCTGCTCGACAAGCACCCTGTCACGCCGATCCGACATCGGTAAAGATTAGCCGGACCCAACGCAACTCATTCTCGATTACTATTTGAAACGCCATGGATGAAATCGTTTATTACGATCGGTACCGCAAGGAAAACTGCGTAGAGAAAGTCTATGGAGACAAGGCGTTGCGATGGACCTACGGGACGGTTGCCGGACGCATCTCGCTGAACCTCCTGGTCAAACGAGCTTTGTTTTCGCATTGGTACGGATGGCGGATGGATCGCCCAGCGACGCGGCAGAAGATACCGGCGTTCATCCAAGACTATCAACTCGACGCGTCCGAGTTCGCTCGCGACGTCGATGAGTTCGCAAATTTCAACGAGTTCTTCTTTCGAGAACTGAAACCCTCCGCTCGGCCGATCGATCCCGACCCTGCCGCTGCCGTCTTCCCCGCCGATGGCCGGCATCTCTGCATCCCCGACCTCTCCCAGGCGGAAGGGCTGTTCGTCAAAGGTGAAACGTTCGACCTCGGATCGCTGTTGAAGGATCCGGCGTTGGCCGATCGATACGCCAACGGCAGCCTCCTACTATCCCGATTGTGCCCCGTCGATTATCACCGATTCCACTTCCCCGCCGCCGGCGTACCGGGACCGACGCGGTTGATCAATGGACCGCTCTATTCGGTCAACCCGATCGCTTTGTGTCAAAACATCCAGATCTTGGCGACCAACAAGCGGTGCATCACCGAACTGGAAACCGAAGCGTTTGGCACCGTCTTGGTGCTGGAGATCGGAGCGACTTGCGTGGGCAGCATCTGCCAAACCTACACCAGCGGTACCGAAGTAGCCAAAGGGAGCGAGAAGGGCTACTTCCGCTTCGGCGGTTCTTCGACGATCACGATCTTTCCCGCCGGACGAATCCGATTCGACCAAGACCTGATCGAAAACTCACAGCAGCATCGTGAGCTCTACGCGCGTGTCGGTGACCACCTTGGGACCGCCAGCTAAGAACCGGCTCCCGCGGCTTCCAACTCGCGAATCTCTCCGCTGGCGACTAGGCAACGCAGCTCAGCTGAATCGGGAGCGCTCGATTCTCGTTGGTCGGTCTACGCCCAGGCGGCGTTTCTGCTAAACGCCGCTTCCGCCAAATCGCGGAAACGGTTTGGCTTTCTCACGCCTGCGTACACGCTATCGACAAGCAGGCGCGTTTGTAGCGGCTGATCGGATTCTGGTTTGCTAGCGTGCACCCGTCCGGCCGATAGATCTATTTGGCCGAAGATCTCGCGAGTTGATTTGCGTGGTCGATGCCCAACATCAGCCTTTCACGATCGGGAATTGTCACTCAAACCGGCTCGCCCAGACGCATGGAAACCCTTTGTCCAAACGAACCGTTCCGCTTTTCGGCGCAGACTCCTTCGGGGTCTGCCGCCGCAAATGCGTCGAGCGAGGACTTGGTCCATCAGACCCGGCGTGAAATTCAGCTGTTGGTGCGGGAAGCGTCCGACCTGGTGCACAGCTGCCGCGACGCAAAGGCGTTCTGGCCTGCGTTCCTCGACCGCGTGCAACGCGCGACCGCCGCCAATTCGGTCAGTCTGTGGCAGTTGAACAACGATCTGCCTACCGAACTGCAACGTGTCGGTCGGCCTGCTGTTCCGGAATCCGATACGTTTTCGGTTCGCTGCCACGCTCATCTTGTCGGCGAAGTTGCCTTTCGGGCTGAACCGGTTCTGGTCCCTCCGACCAGCGAAGCCACCGAACCGGACGAAGCTGCCAACACCACCGATTCACTGGCCGTCCTGGTGCCAATTTTGGTCGATGGCAAGAGCGAAGCGGTATTGGAGGTTTTGATGCCGACCGGCGGCGGGCTGGCGACGCAGCGTGGCTACCTGCGGTTTGCGGCGCAGATGGGCGATCTGGCGGGCGAGTTTTTACGTACCGAGACGTTACGTCAAGTTCGTCAGGACCAACAGGATTGGATTCGATTGGGTCACAACGTCGCTGGCTTACATCGCTCGTTGGCCTTTGATGACACAGCGGCAGCGATCGTCGATGTCGCTGCGGCGACGTTTGAGATCGATCGTGTCAGTCTGCTACAACGCGACGGCAACCACTGGAATGTTGTTGCGATCAGCGGCGTTCCCGATTTCGACAGCCACGCCCCAACCGTCAAAGCCTTGAGCGGATATGTGCAACATCGCCGGCAAACCGACGAAGGAGCGATCTGGCCCGTCGAATCGATCGACGAAGCGTCGGACATCATCCCCGTCGTCGGCCTCCTGCCGCTGGGCCCCTCGAGCTCGTTGTTGTTGCAATCGACCGGCGGTCCGCTCTCGCCAGCTGAACGGAAACGCTGGCTCGCCTTTGCCGACCACGCGACGTCGGCGTGGAACAACACCGACCGCTTTGAATCGATCCCCTATGCATCGCTGCAATCGCAGCTGTTCACCGCCGGGGGCCGCGTCGAGGGATCACGCCGCACGCTGATCGTCGCCGTGTTGATCGCGATGTTGTTGTCGGCGGTCGCCATGATTCCGGTGCCGTTGATCGTATCGGCTGAAGGAAAGTTGGAACCGGTCGACAAGCAGATCGTCTACGCACCGCGCGACGCGATGGTTTCGAAGGTCCTTGTCGCCCACGGTGATCACGTGCAACCGGGAGACATCCTGGCGGAGTTGATCGATCCGCAATTGGATCAACAAATCGACGATTGTTTGGGACAACAAAACGTACTTGAACAGCGGGATCGCGAGCTCAAAGCGTTGATGATCTCGATGGCTGGCAAGTCGAGCGAAGAACGCGAGCGGATCGAGGGGGAATTTAAAGTCGTCCAACAAAAGCGGGACGGCATCGCGCGGCAGATCCGCTTGCTGCAAACGCAGCGTACCGGACTGACTCTCCGCGCCGCTCAAGCCGGCCAGGTGATCGGATGGCGGATCCAACAGGAACTTGCCGATCGTCCGGTTCGCCGCAGCCAACAACTGCTGCAAGTTGTCGATCCCGACGGACGTTGGGTCGTCCGCGCGTCGGTTCCTCAGGAACGAATCGATCATGTTTTGCGAGCTGTCGACGGCAGCGACAAACCTGTCGACGCCCAAGTTGTCTTTCGATCGTTCCCCAACCAACCAATCAACGGCAACCTGCAAAACGTCGGTTTGGCCGCCTTGACTGCCGAATCGGAACCCGCGACGGGGATGGCGGAAGTTGCAATCGAGACCGCCGACCTGCCGATTCGCCAGCCCGGTGCAATCGCAACCGTCGCAATCCCTTGCGGGCAAGAAGCTTTGGTCTACGTCGCCTTCCAAGATTTGATCCGGGCGGTCTCCGAAGCGATCGGTGTTTATCTGTAGGTTCAAATGACAGACCCTCAAGCGGTAGGCTCAATGCAACAACATCTCTTCAACCTCAAACGGCGGCTCATCAACATCCACGAGACACAACACATTCACGCACCGTCGCAACCGCAGTCACGGCCCAGACGCACTGCGTTTTTCAAGCTGTCGCTTGGACTGTTGGGGTTCGCCGTGGCGCTTGCGGTGTCGCCCGCCAACGCTCAGCCCACGTCGACACTGATCGTCGTTGAAGACTGCGCTGTCCGGTTTGCAGAAGAGATTCGCGTTCCGGCGGTCGAAGCGGGACGTGTTGTCGAAGTCAAAGTGAAGTTGAACGACACGGTTGCCGCGGGACATTCGATCGCCCGACAAGATGATGCTGCGGCATTGTTGCGTCGTCGAGCAGCCGTTTGGCAACAGACCGCGGCGAGGGAGGAGACTAGCGACGAGGTCGACCTCGATTACGCCAAGGCGTTGTACGCTGAAGCGGTGGCGCAGCGAGACGCCGACAAAGGGATCTATCAAAAAGGGGGCGGATCGCTGCGAACGGTGCGACAAAGCGAACTAGGCGTCGAACGGGCGAGGCTGGAGATCGCACGAGCTGAGAAGGCGTTGCGACTTGCGCAAATCCAATACGAACTGCGATCGGCGGAGCTGTCGGCGATCGATGACCAACTGGAACGCTTGCAAATCAAGTCGCCGATCGCTGGAGTGATCCTGTCGATCGAACGGCGAGCCGGGGAATGGATCAAAGAGGGAGAGACGATCGCGACGGTCGCGCGGATGGATCAACTGCGAATCGACGCCTTCCTTTCCGCCCAACAACTGCCGCAACAACAAGCGGTTGGCTCACCCGTCAGCGTTGTCTGGCAGAACGCAGGACAAACACATCAGTTAAGCGGTGTGATCGATTCGGTCGACCCGCAGATTTTGACCGGGCAGCGTTATCGACTGCATGCGACGATCGATAACAAACGGCTGGGCAACTCGTGGCTGCTGTTGCCGGGAACCGAAGTTGAAATGCGGGTCCATCCGCCACAGAGAGGCCGCTGAAGTTGAACCCTGCGATCGCCGCTGCCGATCAGCCACCGCCCGCCGACAAACCATTGGACCGGCCGGCGGTAAACGCTGCGCCGCGGGTACGGCTTCGCACCGATCTGCAAGCGACACCAACCTATCACCAAGGCCGGCGGTATTGGTTGGTTCGCGATCCATTGGCTCGGCAGGTCGTGCGATTGTCGGAGTCGGACTACCAGCAGCTGCAACATCTGGAAGATGCCGATCCGCAGCTGATCGCCGAAGCGGCAGAGCAGCAGTTGTTGCAAGGGGTTCCGCAATCGCGGCGTGGCGGATCGCGATCGGGAATCAATCCGTTTTACCTGCGTTTGCCGGGCATCGATCCGGAGCGGATTCTGAGTTGGCTGGTCCCCCGAACGCGTTGGCTGTTCAGCAAACCCGCCATCGCGTTTTGGATGGCGGTCATCGGGTTGGCGATCGCGGTGGTGCTGACGCAGGTGCGACAGTTCTCCCAAGCGTTGCCATCCTTCCATGCCTTCTTTGGTCCCCAAAACTGGCTGCCGCTGGCGATAACGATCATCGTTACCAAAGTCGTCCATGAACTGGCGCACGGTGTCGTCTGCCGTCAGTTTGGGGCGCGATGTCCGGAGATTGGTGTACTGCTACTGTGCGGTACTCCGTGCATGTATTGCGACGTGACCGATTCGTGGTCGCTGCCCAACCGTTGGCAACGCGCCGCGGTCATGCTGGCGGGCGTCTATGTCGAAGCGATCCTCGCTGCGGTGGCAACGTTAATTTGGTGGTCGTCGCGCGTCGGACCGGTTCATTTTGGATGCATGAACTTGATGTTCGTTTGCGGCGTCAGCACGCTGCTGTTCAATCTAAATCCGTTGATGCGGTTCGACGGATATTACGTACTCAGCGATCTCGTCAACGTCCCCAACTTGCGCAGCCAAGCTGCCGCGGCGTGGCGGTCGTCGATCGTCGCTCCGCTGGCTGGCGATGCGTTTCGCGATGCGATCCCTTGGCGACCACGCGGTGCGCGATGGTTGGTCTTGTTTCATGCCGCTTCGACCGCGTGGCGATGGATGGCCGTTGTGGCGATCGCCAGCTGGGTGATCGCCGTCGCCGATACCGCGCGGCTGTTGCCACTGGGATATCTCGCGGCGAGTGGATTGATCGTCGCTGCGGTCCTGCCGATGTTCCTTAAACTATTCCGCGTGGCGCGCGGTGACGACGCCTGGAAGGGAGTGAATCGAATGAGACGCGCGGTTTTGATTGGCGCTGCGATCGCAGCGGTCGTAGTGCTGTTTCTCGTTCCGTTGCCGCGACGGATCGCCGCGACGGGAGTCGTCGATTACG from Rosistilla oblonga includes the following:
- a CDS encoding phosphatidylserine decarboxylase, encoding MDEIVYYDRYRKENCVEKVYGDKALRWTYGTVAGRISLNLLVKRALFSHWYGWRMDRPATRQKIPAFIQDYQLDASEFARDVDEFANFNEFFFRELKPSARPIDPDPAAAVFPADGRHLCIPDLSQAEGLFVKGETFDLGSLLKDPALADRYANGSLLLSRLCPVDYHRFHFPAAGVPGPTRLINGPLYSVNPIALCQNIQILATNKRCITELETEAFGTVLVLEIGATCVGSICQTYTSGTEVAKGSEKGYFRFGGSSTITIFPAGRIRFDQDLIENSQQHRELYARVGDHLGTAS
- a CDS encoding HlyD family efflux transporter periplasmic adaptor subunit; the encoded protein is METLCPNEPFRFSAQTPSGSAAANASSEDLVHQTRREIQLLVREASDLVHSCRDAKAFWPAFLDRVQRATAANSVSLWQLNNDLPTELQRVGRPAVPESDTFSVRCHAHLVGEVAFRAEPVLVPPTSEATEPDEAANTTDSLAVLVPILVDGKSEAVLEVLMPTGGGLATQRGYLRFAAQMGDLAGEFLRTETLRQVRQDQQDWIRLGHNVAGLHRSLAFDDTAAAIVDVAAATFEIDRVSLLQRDGNHWNVVAISGVPDFDSHAPTVKALSGYVQHRRQTDEGAIWPVESIDEASDIIPVVGLLPLGPSSSLLLQSTGGPLSPAERKRWLAFADHATSAWNNTDRFESIPYASLQSQLFTAGGRVEGSRRTLIVAVLIAMLLSAVAMIPVPLIVSAEGKLEPVDKQIVYAPRDAMVSKVLVAHGDHVQPGDILAELIDPQLDQQIDDCLGQQNVLEQRDRELKALMISMAGKSSEERERIEGEFKVVQQKRDGIARQIRLLQTQRTGLTLRAAQAGQVIGWRIQQELADRPVRRSQQLLQVVDPDGRWVVRASVPQERIDHVLRAVDGSDKPVDAQVVFRSFPNQPINGNLQNVGLAALTAESEPATGMAEVAIETADLPIRQPGAIATVAIPCGQEALVYVAFQDLIRAVSEAIGVYL
- a CDS encoding efflux RND transporter periplasmic adaptor subunit gives rise to the protein MQQHLFNLKRRLINIHETQHIHAPSQPQSRPRRTAFFKLSLGLLGFAVALAVSPANAQPTSTLIVVEDCAVRFAEEIRVPAVEAGRVVEVKVKLNDTVAAGHSIARQDDAAALLRRRAAVWQQTAAREETSDEVDLDYAKALYAEAVAQRDADKGIYQKGGGSLRTVRQSELGVERARLEIARAEKALRLAQIQYELRSAELSAIDDQLERLQIKSPIAGVILSIERRAGEWIKEGETIATVARMDQLRIDAFLSAQQLPQQQAVGSPVSVVWQNAGQTHQLSGVIDSVDPQILTGQRYRLHATIDNKRLGNSWLLLPGTEVEMRVHPPQRGR
- a CDS encoding efflux RND transporter periplasmic adaptor subunit; amino-acid sequence: MNPAIAAADQPPPADKPLDRPAVNAAPRVRLRTDLQATPTYHQGRRYWLVRDPLARQVVRLSESDYQQLQHLEDADPQLIAEAAEQQLLQGVPQSRRGGSRSGINPFYLRLPGIDPERILSWLVPRTRWLFSKPAIAFWMAVIGLAIAVVLTQVRQFSQALPSFHAFFGPQNWLPLAITIIVTKVVHELAHGVVCRQFGARCPEIGVLLLCGTPCMYCDVTDSWSLPNRWQRAAVMLAGVYVEAILAAVATLIWWSSRVGPVHFGCMNLMFVCGVSTLLFNLNPLMRFDGYYVLSDLVNVPNLRSQAAAAWRSSIVAPLAGDAFRDAIPWRPRGARWLVLFHAASTAWRWMAVVAIASWVIAVADTARLLPLGYLAASGLIVAAVLPMFLKLFRVARGDDAWKGVNRMRRAVLIGAAIAAVVVLFLVPLPRRIAATGVVDYADAATLYVRSGGRVDRVDVEFGQRVAEGESVVQLESPQLLHEQIQLVSQSAEAGVRVASLRRRALSNPELMDQWDSEQATADRLQQRVEFLQRQVQQLTICSTTAGIVLPMIDPVRAAKVSLRELTGQHLAEGTKLCRVGDPQRLEVVLELDAEARALIDTGSRVRIRFDQNGIGVIESRVDSISEIREGEMQAAVRGAEKFRIICKLPDTTSALAGTRVSAKVTAPPETLAHRVARGWRETF